In one Desulfoferula mesophila genomic region, the following are encoded:
- a CDS encoding amidohydrolase family protein: protein MIIDVHTHIFPPEMLSDRARFCEGEPAFAAIYADPTAPMVTAEGLVEAMDLDQVDVSWAVGFPWLKEENARLHNDYLMDAVARFPQRLRGLAAVHPPQGWARREAERALAGGLHGLGEVAFYDSDLDVASLAPLCRLSYEADRPILLHTNEPVGHQYPGKAPMTLVALYKLVTEHCHTKLILAHMGAGLFFYACLKREVSQALANVWLDTAAAPFLYRPRAYALALELMGDDKVLMGSDYPLLPVSRYRRELSDPSAGLSARQMEMVMGRNAAYLIS from the coding sequence ATGATCATCGATGTGCACACCCATATTTTCCCGCCCGAGATGCTCTCCGACCGGGCACGTTTTTGCGAAGGCGAACCGGCCTTTGCGGCCATATACGCCGATCCCACGGCTCCCATGGTCACGGCGGAGGGCCTGGTGGAGGCCATGGACTTAGACCAGGTGGACGTCTCCTGGGCGGTGGGCTTTCCCTGGCTCAAGGAAGAAAATGCCCGTCTGCACAACGACTATCTCATGGACGCGGTAGCTCGTTTTCCCCAGCGTTTGCGGGGCCTGGCCGCGGTGCACCCGCCCCAGGGCTGGGCCCGGCGCGAGGCGGAGCGGGCCCTGGCCGGAGGGCTGCACGGCCTGGGCGAGGTGGCCTTTTACGACAGCGACCTGGACGTGGCCAGCCTGGCCCCCCTGTGCCGCCTGAGCTACGAGGCCGACCGTCCCATCTTGTTGCACACCAACGAACCGGTGGGCCACCAGTATCCCGGCAAGGCGCCCATGACCCTGGTCGCCTTGTACAAGCTGGTCACCGAGCATTGCCACACCAAGCTGATCCTGGCCCACATGGGCGCGGGGTTGTTTTTCTACGCCTGCCTCAAGCGCGAAGTGTCCCAGGCCCTGGCCAACGTATGGCTGGATACCGCGGCCGCGCCCTTCCTCTACCGGCCCAGGGCCTATGCCCTAGCTTTGGAGCTGATGGGCGACGACAAGGTGCTCATGGGCAGTGATTACCCACTCTTGCCGGTGTCGCGTTACCGACGCGAGCTGTCCGACCCCTCGGCTGGCCTCAGCGCCCGCCAGATGGAGATGGTCATGGGCCGCAACGCCGCATACCTGATTTCCTGA